In one window of Solanum pennellii chromosome 2, SPENNV200 DNA:
- the LOC107010622 gene encoding peptide methionine sulfoxide reductase-like → MHYYKLLGRSKSHDSDDSDSENTVNNNSNIPAEFLCQAIFAGDGFYDVEAAYGRFEGVVRTATGYYGGTMRKPSYKDVSEGKTGHTEAVKVTYDNRFVSYKSLCDYFWETHDPTNKNSLNFGLKTHLRSAIFCSTEEERKQAQQSKIRRQMKLNRRILTKINLLSKQTTSNCEFFVAENQHQKYYLQKHYRLSESLSLRSTEQFVESYIACKLNGVLALDGEVILEKLPQLTRTCLLPKQCKSTCDEIIQDLKTTSAHGSTIS, encoded by the exons ATGCATTACTACAAGTTACTTGGAAGAAGCAAATCTCACGATTCAGACGACTCTGATTCCGAAAACACTGttaataacaatagtaatatTCCTGCAGAATTCCTCTGCCAAGCAATTTTTGCTGGAG ATGGATTCTATGATGTTGAAGCAGCATATGGTCGATTTGAAGGAGTCGTAAGAACTGCAACAGGGTATTATGGAGGAACTATGAGAAAACCTTCCTATAAAGATGTCTCTGAAGGAAAAACAGGACATACTGAAGCAGTAAAAGTCACATATGATAACAGATTTGTATCTTACAAATCTCTTTGCGATTATTTCTGGGAAACTCATGATCCAACCAATAAAAATTCCCTT AATTTTGGGTTAAAAACGCATCTGAGATCTGCTATATTCTGTTCAacagaagaagagagaaaacaaGCACAACAATCAAAGATAAGACGGCAAATGAAACTTAATAGAAGGATTCTAACGAAAATAAATCTGTTATCGAAACAAACTACTAGTAATTGTGAGTTTTTTGTTGCGGAGAATCAACATCAAAAGTATTACCTCCAGAAGCATTACAGGCTTTCTGAAAGTTTGAGCCTAAGAAGCACGGAACAATTTGTGGAGTCTTACATTGCCTGCAAACTTAACGG AGTATTGGCATTGGATGGGGAAGTGATATTGGAGAAGCTACCACAATTAACGAGGACTTGTCTTTTGCCCAAACAATGCAAGTCCACTTGTGATGAAATTATACAAGATTTAAAGACAACAAGTGCCCATGGCTCCACTATTTCTTGA